In a genomic window of Alistipes sp. ZOR0009:
- a CDS encoding RelA/SpoT family protein, producing the protein MEVMDWDIDERKELLDRFRSLYKACRKSSSAEELTFLKRSFRIAAHAHREKRRENGDPFIFHALAVASIVVEEMGLNGTAAVSVLLHETFRIGQLTDETVQKEYNGEIANIVKGLNKISEIDPKANAAEAENYRQLVISYSADPRVILIKLADRLDVMRHLYFFTPEKQLKKAKETLNLYAPLAHRLGLYSVKSEMEDLSLKHTDPADYKHIVTKLEETAKERNTYIGKFIKPILDGLQQHGLQFEVKSRTKSIFSIWRKMKKQGIPFEEVFDLFAIRIILNSELSMEKADCWRAYSIVTEKYIPNPERMRDWISVPKSNGYESLHATVIGPEGKWVEVQIRTQRMDDVAELGIAAHWKYKGIKQGHGIDDWLSDLRTLLEQAEDPNEMVESLKQLESYQKEIFVFTPNGDLKKMPAGSSILDFAFEVHSKLGVSCVGGRINNKLASIKDKLKNGDQVEIIISKNQKPTKDWLSFVITSKARGKIKQSLKEEELKVVNLGKELLSRRLKNWKLEFPDEMASQFIKKNKIKSITDFYAMLGNGKIDVAVIKDYIENSQTEEKSASHEIQQFQTSKEPESGDYLVIDENLANVEYKLATCCNPIFGDDIFGFVTITHGIKIHRNTCPNAKSMHERYPYRIIKAKWQQTRETNSFQTTIRIIGEDSMGLFTRISEVLSKEMKVNLRSASFNTRGGLFEGKVKVYVENIKQLDMIIYRINRIKGVIKASRVATSE; encoded by the coding sequence ATGGAAGTGATGGATTGGGATATTGATGAAAGGAAAGAGCTTCTGGACAGATTCAGAAGCCTATACAAAGCCTGCAGGAAGAGCAGCTCGGCTGAAGAGCTAACCTTTTTGAAGAGGTCGTTCCGCATTGCGGCGCATGCCCACCGCGAAAAACGTCGCGAGAATGGCGACCCCTTTATTTTTCATGCCTTGGCGGTTGCCAGCATTGTGGTAGAAGAAATGGGGCTTAACGGCACTGCAGCCGTTTCCGTACTGCTACACGAGACCTTTAGAATCGGGCAGCTAACCGACGAAACCGTTCAGAAAGAGTACAACGGGGAGATTGCCAACATTGTAAAGGGGCTCAATAAGATTTCTGAAATTGATCCGAAGGCCAACGCCGCCGAGGCCGAAAACTACCGGCAGCTGGTAATATCCTACTCGGCCGATCCGCGCGTTATCCTCATTAAGCTTGCCGATAGGCTCGACGTGATGCGCCACCTCTACTTCTTCACGCCCGAAAAGCAGCTGAAGAAGGCCAAGGAGACGCTCAACTTGTACGCCCCCCTAGCCCATAGGCTAGGTCTTTACTCGGTGAAATCGGAGATGGAGGATCTCTCGCTAAAACATACCGACCCTGCCGACTATAAGCACATCGTCACCAAGCTAGAAGAAACCGCCAAAGAGCGTAATACCTACATAGGCAAGTTCATCAAACCAATACTGGACGGGCTACAGCAGCACGGACTACAGTTTGAGGTAAAGAGCCGCACCAAGTCCATCTTCTCCATATGGAGAAAGATGAAGAAACAAGGCATTCCCTTTGAGGAGGTGTTTGATCTATTTGCCATACGCATCATCCTGAATAGCGAGCTGAGCATGGAAAAAGCCGACTGCTGGCGAGCTTACTCCATCGTTACGGAAAAGTATATCCCCAACCCCGAGCGCATGCGCGACTGGATATCGGTACCCAAATCGAACGGGTATGAGAGCCTACACGCCACCGTTATTGGGCCAGAAGGGAAATGGGTAGAGGTGCAAATCCGCACCCAACGCATGGACGACGTGGCCGAGCTCGGTATCGCCGCGCACTGGAAGTACAAGGGAATTAAGCAAGGCCACGGCATAGACGACTGGCTTAGCGACCTACGTACCCTGCTAGAGCAAGCCGAAGATCCAAACGAAATGGTGGAAAGCCTTAAGCAGCTCGAAAGCTACCAAAAAGAAATATTCGTATTTACCCCCAACGGCGATCTAAAGAAGATGCCTGCCGGATCGTCGATACTCGACTTTGCCTTTGAGGTGCACTCCAAGCTGGGCGTATCGTGCGTAGGCGGCCGCATCAACAACAAGCTTGCCTCCATAAAGGATAAGCTCAAGAACGGCGACCAGGTGGAGATCATCATCTCCAAAAACCAGAAACCAACCAAGGATTGGCTATCGTTTGTTATCACCTCTAAGGCTAGAGGAAAGATTAAGCAAAGCCTTAAAGAGGAAGAGCTGAAGGTGGTAAACCTCGGCAAAGAGCTCCTTTCGCGCAGGTTGAAGAACTGGAAGCTGGAGTTTCCTGACGAAATGGCCTCGCAGTTCATCAAAAAGAATAAGATAAAGTCGATTACCGATTTTTACGCCATGCTGGGTAACGGAAAAATCGACGTAGCCGTAATTAAGGACTACATAGAAAATAGCCAAACCGAAGAGAAGAGTGCCAGCCACGAGATACAGCAGTTCCAAACCTCGAAGGAGCCCGAAAGCGGCGACTACCTGGTTATAGACGAAAATCTAGCCAACGTGGAGTACAAGCTGGCAACCTGCTGCAACCCCATATTTGGCGACGACATCTTTGGCTTTGTAACCATCACCCATGGCATAAAGATACACCGCAACACCTGCCCCAATGCCAAAAGCATGCACGAGCGCTACCCCTACCGCATCATCAAGGCTAAGTGGCAGCAAACGCGCGAAACCAACTCGTTCCAAACCACCATCCGCATTATTGGGGAGGATTCGATGGGGCTATTTACCCGAATATCGGAGGTGCTCTCCAAGGAGATGAAGGTGAACCTGCGTTCGGCATCGTTCAACACCCGTGGTGGCCTTTTTGAGGGGAAGGTAAAGGTGTACGTGGAGAATATCAAGCAGCTCGACATGATTATCTACCGCATAAACCGGATAAAGGGAGTTATAAAAGCCAGCCGCGTAGCCACATCGGAGTAA
- the ligA gene encoding NAD-dependent DNA ligase LigA, whose product MITNDILAKAEKLKKLLEQANYEYYVLNNPSITDYEYDMHMKELQALEVQYPELADVNSPSQRVGSDLNQAFTQVQHRYPMLSLSNVYSVEELRDFDTRIRKVVSDVSYVCELKFDGTAIGITYQNGEMVRAVTRGDGVKGDDVTANVRTIRSIPLKLRGNDFPADFEVRGEIILPHASFNRLNAEREEIGEQPFANPRNAAAGTLKMQNSSVVAKRGLDCYLYFLNGDQLPTESHYCNLLSMRSWGFKVSEHAMLCTTIEEVVAFIERWDEERHNLPYDTDGVVIKVDSLAHQVELGFTAKSPRWAVAYKFKAEQASTKLLSVDFQVGRTGAITPVANLEPVQLAGTTVKRASLHNADQIELLDLRINDYVLVEKGGEIIPKVVGVDMDRRGSGLVPFKYITHCPECGTLLVREEGEAKHFCPNDAECPPQIVGRLEHFISRKAMNIDGLGSETAELVYREGLIRDIADLYNLEVEQLKNLERMGAKSASNIIKSIENSKQVPFERVLYALGIRYVGEVTAKKLAAHFKSIDSLMAAPYEELLQVEEVGEKIAESIIHHFKEPKNVEQLERLRANGVQMVIKEVARASDKLNNFTFVISGTFEIARDEIKSLIEENGGKVVSSISGNLSYLVVGENMGPAKLEKANKLGTKMISLSELKDLINS is encoded by the coding sequence ATGATAACCAATGATATACTTGCAAAGGCCGAGAAGCTTAAAAAACTGCTAGAGCAAGCCAACTACGAGTACTATGTGCTCAATAATCCATCCATAACAGACTACGAGTACGACATGCATATGAAGGAGCTGCAGGCGCTTGAGGTGCAGTATCCCGAGTTGGCTGATGTAAACTCGCCTTCGCAGCGTGTCGGTAGCGACCTCAATCAAGCTTTTACCCAGGTGCAGCACCGCTATCCTATGCTTTCTCTATCCAACGTTTATTCGGTGGAGGAACTTCGTGATTTTGACACTCGCATTCGTAAGGTAGTGAGCGATGTTTCCTATGTTTGCGAGCTTAAGTTTGATGGTACAGCCATTGGTATTACCTATCAAAACGGCGAGATGGTTCGTGCCGTTACTCGTGGCGACGGAGTTAAAGGGGATGATGTTACTGCAAACGTTCGTACGATTCGTAGTATTCCTCTAAAGCTTAGGGGTAACGATTTTCCTGCGGATTTTGAAGTTCGCGGAGAAATAATTCTGCCTCATGCTTCTTTTAATAGGCTTAATGCAGAACGTGAGGAAATAGGCGAACAGCCATTTGCTAACCCTCGTAATGCAGCCGCAGGAACTCTGAAAATGCAAAACTCATCGGTTGTTGCTAAGCGTGGTCTCGACTGTTATCTGTATTTCCTGAACGGTGATCAGCTTCCCACAGAGAGCCATTACTGCAATTTGCTGTCGATGCGTAGCTGGGGCTTTAAGGTGTCGGAGCATGCTATGCTATGTACAACAATCGAAGAGGTGGTTGCTTTCATAGAAAGATGGGATGAGGAGCGTCATAACCTTCCTTACGATACCGATGGTGTGGTTATTAAGGTTGATAGCTTGGCTCATCAAGTAGAGTTGGGCTTTACGGCAAAATCCCCGCGTTGGGCTGTCGCCTATAAGTTTAAAGCCGAGCAGGCGTCAACAAAGCTGCTTAGCGTCGACTTTCAAGTGGGGCGTACAGGGGCAATTACACCGGTGGCAAACCTGGAGCCTGTTCAGCTGGCCGGAACAACGGTAAAGCGAGCTTCCCTTCATAATGCAGATCAGATAGAGCTGCTAGATCTGCGCATCAACGACTATGTGCTGGTGGAAAAAGGGGGAGAAATTATACCTAAGGTGGTTGGTGTTGATATGGATCGAAGAGGTAGTGGACTTGTGCCTTTTAAGTACATAACGCATTGCCCAGAGTGCGGTACTTTGCTTGTACGTGAAGAAGGGGAGGCCAAGCATTTTTGCCCTAATGACGCCGAGTGTCCCCCTCAAATAGTTGGTAGGTTGGAGCATTTTATCAGCCGAAAGGCCATGAATATAGATGGTCTGGGGAGCGAAACGGCGGAGCTGGTGTACCGCGAAGGGCTAATAAGGGATATCGCGGACTTATATAATCTAGAGGTTGAACAGCTGAAGAACCTAGAGCGGATGGGAGCCAAGTCCGCTAGCAATATCATTAAAAGTATTGAAAATTCGAAGCAGGTACCTTTTGAACGGGTACTATATGCGCTTGGCATTCGTTATGTAGGAGAGGTTACAGCGAAAAAGCTGGCAGCCCATTTCAAAAGCATAGATAGCCTAATGGCGGCGCCTTACGAAGAGCTGCTGCAGGTCGAAGAGGTTGGAGAAAAAATAGCCGAAAGCATCATTCACCATTTTAAGGAGCCGAAAAATGTAGAGCAGCTGGAACGTTTACGGGCTAATGGCGTACAAATGGTTATAAAAGAGGTGGCAAGAGCATCTGATAAGCTAAATAATTTTACATTTGTAATTAGTGGTACATTTGAGATTGCTAGAGACGAGATAAAAAGTCTTATAGAGGAGAATGGAGGTAAGGTGGTGAGTAGCATCTCGGGAAACTTAAGCTATCTGGTTGTTGGCGAGAATATGGGTCCAGCAAAATTGGAAAAGGCAAATAAGCTGGGAACTAAAATGATCAGCCTATCAGAATTAAAAGATTTGATTAATAGCTAG
- a CDS encoding DUF6913 domain-containing protein translates to MFATLKKKLEKRALESIRSKVSASRIRRFTPLNQVKSVVLLYRVDGATISTDLYNFIGQFERRGAAVDVVLVSKRTDAQEKLDDKENFYYIGHQDIKWYGVPKSDKILEVLQKNHDYFIDLTMMERGICTYLANASMAKFKIGGINYPNSPYDLIIDVSSDVDLGFFEEQMMVYLQKIG, encoded by the coding sequence ATGTTTGCTACATTAAAGAAAAAGTTAGAAAAACGAGCTTTAGAGTCTATTCGTTCCAAAGTTTCTGCAAGCCGAATACGACGATTTACGCCTCTCAATCAGGTAAAGAGCGTTGTGCTGCTTTATCGGGTTGATGGTGCTACCATATCTACCGATTTATACAATTTTATAGGGCAGTTTGAGCGTCGGGGTGCTGCGGTTGACGTGGTGCTGGTTAGTAAGCGTACAGATGCTCAAGAAAAGTTAGACGATAAGGAAAATTTTTACTACATAGGTCATCAGGATATTAAGTGGTATGGGGTGCCCAAAAGCGATAAGATTTTGGAAGTACTTCAAAAAAATCATGATTATTTCATAGATTTGACCATGATGGAGCGGGGCATTTGCACCTACCTAGCCAACGCATCAATGGCTAAGTTTAAGATAGGTGGAATTAACTACCCGAACTCTCCTTACGATTTAATAATCGACGTTAGTAGTGACGTTGATTTGGGCTTTTTTGAAGAACAGATGATGGTTTACCTTCAAAAGATTGGGTAG
- the dapA gene encoding 4-hydroxy-tetrahydrodipicolinate synthase, with amino-acid sequence MNLRGVGVALVTPFNEDGSVDFESLTRLVDYVSANDVDYLVVHGTTGETPVLTKEEKRAVVKHVYDNNKAKLPIVVGCGGNCTADVIALLNDEMYKHADAILSVTPYYNKPNQTGLYEHYKAIALASKKPVILYNVPGRTGVNLTAETIIRLANDFENIVAIKEANTDFNQLIKVLKGRPEGFLVLSADDAHVVPQIAVGADGVISVAANSYPKDFCSMVHLALNGKFAEATPIVYKLADAIDLLFAEGNPTGVKAALSKLGICKNVLRLPLVPASDKLYQQTEQFVNSNM; translated from the coding sequence ATGAACTTAAGAGGTGTTGGGGTAGCGTTAGTTACGCCATTTAACGAAGATGGAAGTGTAGATTTTGAGTCGTTGACTCGCTTAGTAGATTACGTATCGGCCAACGATGTCGATTATTTAGTTGTTCATGGTACAACTGGAGAAACTCCAGTTTTAACAAAAGAAGAAAAACGGGCCGTAGTTAAGCATGTTTACGATAACAACAAGGCAAAATTACCGATCGTAGTTGGCTGTGGAGGAAACTGTACTGCCGATGTTATAGCCCTTTTAAATGATGAAATGTATAAGCATGCCGATGCTATATTATCGGTAACGCCATACTATAACAAGCCTAATCAAACAGGGCTTTACGAGCATTACAAAGCTATTGCGTTGGCCTCTAAAAAGCCTGTAATTCTTTATAACGTGCCTGGTCGTACGGGGGTTAATTTAACTGCGGAAACGATAATTCGTTTGGCAAACGACTTTGAAAATATAGTGGCTATTAAGGAGGCAAATACCGACTTCAACCAGCTAATTAAGGTGCTAAAAGGGCGTCCTGAAGGATTCCTAGTGCTTTCTGCTGATGATGCGCATGTTGTTCCTCAGATAGCAGTAGGAGCTGATGGCGTAATTTCTGTAGCAGCCAACTCCTATCCGAAAGATTTTTGCAGTATGGTTCATTTGGCGTTGAATGGAAAATTCGCTGAAGCGACTCCAATCGTCTATAAGTTGGCGGATGCAATAGACTTGCTTTTTGCGGAAGGTAATCCAACGGGAGTAAAGGCTGCGCTAAGTAAGTTGGGGATATGTAAGAACGTGCTAAGATTACCGCTGGTTCCAGCTTCGGATAAGCTTTATCAGCAAACCGAGCAGTTTGTTAATAGTAATATGTAG
- a CDS encoding plasmid pRiA4b ORF-3 family protein translates to MSKIYQFRIELNGIEPAIWRSVQLNDDNQLLDLHYAAQIAMGWYDSHLYDFHMDGKHYGDPEALDDTNIIDDSEVDIVDIFKNEKDSILYTYDFTDDWKHTITLEKIIDAKKPLEHMLCVGGKRNCPPEDCGGISAYLEIVEIMKTPEGKEYEEMVEWLGEKYDPEFFDMQIINDSFKETEEMFQNDMDMDWDVSEKN, encoded by the coding sequence ATGAGTAAAATTTATCAATTTAGGATTGAGCTGAATGGCATAGAGCCTGCAATTTGGCGTAGCGTACAGCTTAATGATGATAATCAGCTGCTAGACCTTCACTATGCCGCGCAAATTGCCATGGGGTGGTACGATTCTCACCTCTACGATTTTCATATGGATGGTAAGCACTACGGCGATCCAGAAGCTCTGGATGATACCAACATCATCGATGATAGTGAGGTAGATATTGTAGATATTTTCAAGAATGAAAAGGATTCTATTCTTTACACCTACGATTTTACCGATGATTGGAAGCATACCATCACGCTAGAAAAGATTATAGATGCAAAGAAGCCGTTGGAGCACATGCTTTGTGTTGGAGGCAAGCGTAATTGTCCACCTGAAGATTGTGGAGGAATTTCTGCGTATCTCGAAATTGTAGAGATTATGAAAACTCCAGAAGGCAAGGAGTACGAGGAGATGGTTGAATGGCTAGGCGAGAAGTATGATCCCGAGTTCTTCGATATGCAAATCATCAACGATTCGTTTAAGGAGACAGAAGAAATGTTCCAGAACGATATGGATATGGATTGGGACGTTAGTGAAAAGAACTAA
- the folD gene encoding bifunctional methylenetetrahydrofolate dehydrogenase/methenyltetrahydrofolate cyclohydrolase FolD — MNLIDGKKIAAEIKAEIAEEVKALVANGHKVPHLAAIIVGHNGASETYVGHKEKGCAEVGFKSSIFRFEESATEAELLATIKQLNENPEIDGFIVQLPLPKHIDENKVIEAIDPKKDVDGFHPINVGRMMIGLPAYISATPYGIMELLKRYKIETAGKHAVVIGRSNIVGRPMANLLSQKGYPGDCTVTMCHSRTKNLNEVCKSADILIAALGAPEFVTKEMVKEGAVVIDVGITRVKSETSKSGWKLLGDVKFDEVSPKCGYITPVPGGVGAMTIVALLTNTLKACKKEIYQ, encoded by the coding sequence ATGAACCTAATTGACGGTAAAAAAATTGCTGCCGAAATTAAGGCTGAAATTGCAGAAGAGGTAAAAGCATTGGTGGCTAATGGCCATAAGGTGCCACACCTTGCTGCTATTATTGTTGGACATAATGGTGCTAGCGAAACCTATGTTGGCCATAAAGAAAAGGGATGTGCAGAGGTTGGCTTCAAGTCAAGCATCTTCCGTTTCGAAGAAAGCGCAACAGAGGCAGAGCTGCTAGCAACCATTAAACAGCTAAATGAAAATCCTGAAATAGATGGTTTTATTGTTCAGCTACCTCTTCCAAAGCATATAGACGAAAACAAGGTTATCGAAGCAATAGATCCAAAGAAAGATGTTGACGGATTTCATCCAATCAACGTTGGACGCATGATGATTGGACTTCCAGCCTACATCTCGGCTACACCTTACGGTATAATGGAGCTGCTTAAGCGCTATAAGATTGAAACTGCAGGAAAACATGCGGTAGTAATTGGCAGAAGCAACATCGTCGGAAGGCCAATGGCCAATCTTCTTTCACAAAAAGGATATCCAGGCGATTGTACCGTAACCATGTGCCACAGCCGGACCAAAAATCTGAACGAGGTTTGTAAGTCAGCCGATATTTTAATTGCGGCCTTAGGAGCACCTGAGTTTGTAACCAAAGAGATGGTAAAGGAGGGCGCTGTCGTAATAGACGTTGGAATTACTCGCGTTAAGTCAGAAACCTCCAAGTCTGGATGGAAGCTACTTGGCGATGTTAAATTCGACGAAGTTTCCCCTAAATGCGGCTACATCACCCCTGTTCCTGGAGGTGTCGGAGCAATGACTATTGTCGCGTTGCTAACCAACACGTTAAAAGCTTGCAAAAAGGAAATTTACCAATAA